The sequence AGCGCCACCGGCGAACGGAACCCGCAGCGGCCCGCGACCTCGTCCACCGAGTAGTCGGACGTCTCCAGGAGCCGCTGCGCCTGGAGCACCCGCTGCGTGATCAGCCACTGCAGGGGAGCGCTCCCGGTGAGCGAGCGGAACCGGCGGTCGAACGTACGCCTGCTCATGTACGCGCGTGCCGCCAGCGTCTCCACGTCGAACTGCTCGTGGAGGTGCTCCAGTGCCCAGGCGACGACCTCCGCGAGCGGGTCGGCGCCGATCTCCTCCGGTAAAGACCGATCGAGATAGCGCTCCTGGCCGCCACTGCGCCGGGGTGGCACCACCAGACGGCGGGCCAGCGCTCCGGCCGCCTCGTTCCCGTGGTCCGTCCGCACTATGTGCAGACAGAGGTCGATCCCGGCCGCGGTGCCCGCCGACGTCAGCACGTCGCCGTCGTCCACGAACAGCTCACGGGGATCGACGTGCACCGACGGATAGCGCTTGGCCAGCGTCGGTGCGTACATCCAGTGTGTCGTCGCGGGACGGCCGTCCAGCAGTCCCGCCGCGGCGAGCACGAAGGCGCCGGTGCACAGCCCGACTATGCGGGCGCCCTCCTCATGTGCCCGACGCAGTGCGTCGAGTGCCTCCTCCGGTGGCGGTGAGGTGATCGACCGCCAGGCGGGCACGACAACGGTGCCTGCCCGGGAGATCGCCTCCAGCCCGTTGGGCGCGGTGAGTTCGAGGCCTCCTGTGGTCCGCAGTGGGCCTTCCTCACCGGCGCACACCAGTAGTCGATACCGCGGCACGCCGGCGTCCTGGCGGTCGATACCGAACACCGACAGCGGTATGGAACTCTCGAAGATGGGGCCGCCGCTGAACAGCAGCACCGCGACGATCTCCTTGCGGCGTCGCCCGGAAAGTTTCCGGGCCGCGGCTTCCGGCGCGGCAGTGGAGTCGTGGCTCATCCTGCTAAGCCCCCCTCGGTGGTCGCGGCTCCTCGGTTGTGTCGCTCCTGCACGTTTCCCCTCGGTCCTGCACGAGTCCCCCGCCGTAAGACGTCAAGATCGAATCTACTGTGTCGTGTGGTGCCGAGGTGG is a genomic window of Streptomyces sp. NBC_00414 containing:
- a CDS encoding helix-turn-helix domain-containing protein — translated: MSHDSTAAPEAAARKLSGRRRKEIVAVLLFSGGPIFESSIPLSVFGIDRQDAGVPRYRLLVCAGEEGPLRTTGGLELTAPNGLEAISRAGTVVVPAWRSITSPPPEEALDALRRAHEEGARIVGLCTGAFVLAAAGLLDGRPATTHWMYAPTLAKRYPSVHVDPRELFVDDGDVLTSAGTAAGIDLCLHIVRTDHGNEAAGALARRLVVPPRRSGGQERYLDRSLPEEIGADPLAEVVAWALEHLHEQFDVETLAARAYMSRRTFDRRFRSLTGSAPLQWLITQRVLQAQRLLETSDYSVDEVAGRCGFRSPVALRGHFRRQLGSSPAAYRAAYRARRPQGEKQTDPDGSPPPPPPVPQHEPPVPFQTRRTAAAHAVGPATSSLSTDAGRPGAELYVAGRHSLPGQRSAP